In Parabacteroides sp. FAFU027, the following are encoded in one genomic region:
- a CDS encoding glycosyltransferase family 2 protein, which translates to MTSMLQTFFEYTVYFYSLAIFSSYLFLTISAFFSIWRSKCYRVPLYENSIIRHSVYTPGISIVAPAYNEEKTVIDNVNSLLSLDYPCYEVVLVNDGSKDKTLEKLIEHFELKEEPVLYIERIKTKAPFRKILKSTNPAYKNLVVVDKENGGTKADASNAGINAASYDYFVCTDVDCILAKDALYRVIHPVLNSPHKVIAVSAVMRMANGCEMANGVIKSVYPPKTLIPLFQENEYLRSFLMGKQGWSTINAMPNVSGGFGLFDRSVVINAGGYDPNSFAEDMDLVIRMISYMCDNAQSYRVVQIPYTCCWTEGPYSLSILNRQRTRWARGLLQLFSSHYKLMFNPRYKQLSMLTLPYLFVFELIAPIIEVIGLLIIIYLYFATGLNWSTAWIILLFTYLYAQTVGIFVFRYDIYIGTPYKGRFNYFRLFLVALIEPVIYHPICSFFSLKGYFNYLTQREFKWGNMTRKGFQKTTQPAKA; encoded by the coding sequence ATGACCTCAATGCTACAAACATTCTTTGAATACACTGTTTACTTCTACTCTCTGGCTATATTCTCCAGTTACTTATTTTTGACTATTTCCGCTTTTTTCTCGATCTGGCGGTCAAAATGCTATAGGGTACCGTTGTATGAAAACAGCATTATCCGCCACTCAGTATATACCCCCGGTATTTCTATAGTCGCACCGGCCTATAATGAAGAAAAAACTGTAATTGACAATGTAAACTCGCTGCTCAGTCTGGACTATCCTTGCTATGAAGTGGTACTGGTCAATGATGGAAGCAAGGACAAAACGCTCGAGAAACTAATCGAACACTTTGAGCTAAAAGAGGAACCGGTGTTATACATCGAACGAATCAAGACTAAGGCTCCTTTTCGGAAAATACTAAAATCTACGAATCCGGCTTATAAAAATCTGGTCGTTGTAGACAAAGAAAACGGAGGCACCAAGGCTGATGCCTCCAATGCAGGAATCAATGCGGCCTCCTATGATTATTTTGTCTGCACAGATGTAGATTGTATATTGGCAAAAGACGCTCTGTACCGGGTTATTCATCCGGTACTCAACTCTCCACATAAAGTGATTGCGGTCAGCGCTGTTATGCGCATGGCAAACGGATGCGAAATGGCAAACGGAGTGATAAAATCAGTATATCCCCCAAAAACGCTTATCCCGCTGTTTCAGGAAAATGAATATTTACGCTCGTTCCTGATGGGAAAACAGGGCTGGAGTACCATCAATGCTATGCCCAATGTGAGCGGAGGATTTGGACTATTTGACCGCTCTGTCGTGATCAATGCCGGAGGATACGACCCCAACTCATTTGCCGAAGATATGGATCTGGTTATTCGAATGATCTCATACATGTGTGACAATGCACAGTCCTATCGAGTAGTCCAGATTCCCTATACCTGTTGCTGGACCGAAGGCCCGTATTCTCTAAGTATCCTTAACAGACAACGTACCCGTTGGGCCAGAGGGTTGTTGCAACTCTTTTCCAGTCACTACAAACTAATGTTTAACCCCAGATACAAACAGCTATCCATGCTCACATTGCCTTATCTATTTGTATTTGAACTCATTGCGCCTATCATAGAAGTTATTGGACTACTAATCATAATCTATCTCTATTTTGCAACCGGACTAAACTGGAGCACAGCCTGGATAATCCTGCTGTTTACCTATCTATATGCTCAGACCGTTGGGATTTTTGTCTTCCGCTATGACATATACATCGGGACGCCTTACAAAGGCAGATTTAATTACTTCAGGTTATTTCTGGTTGCCCTTATCGAACCTGTCATCTACCATCCGATCTGTTCGTTTTTCTCATTAAAAGGTTATTTCAATTACCTAACTCAGAGAGAATTTAAGTGGGGAAATATGACCCGAAAAGGATTTCAGAAGACCACACAACCAGCAAAAGCATAA
- a CDS encoding tetratricopeptide repeat protein: MKKQRARVAFLLAFLIIGTFRILATQPDDVSIKEYVKEIKTLFRKQLWERGKAKLDEASRLYDSNSQLLGLCGQYWYHRKDYEKARYQLGKALIEDRSNNAARQILVNIEEETHNYSSAICYINELLEEQPYSYPLWIRKIEMYRKQGNTEEAIRMLKRLRTIFPNNQSLNTRASQVYEEQYQEEIKRDKRPSAISTIENLLTINKKECYFADLTGLYLKEGNNDRAITIANMGLGYFPNSCLLLKRKIEVLTKLSRYSEAITLLKEKLPRNPKLRTLYNVLIVEAAQFNQKNDPYTLYGIAYENRNKSEETLNYLLNTALTRGYTDDAIYYLREARKRYGKTKTLLYKEYQLYSRMGDESRSYSILQTLYNSFPQDQDISDLMQESCLKRASQLMAKSDYTEALEYIRIILHRKGNDEMTEKALEYSITCYQALSRYEEALSTLKILSRDYPDHPSLIEKEALILDKMDRTPEALELLYNSIQNSPQEKASKYADSYEEISIPYIKHLTENGATLAVQREAQRLLQVSPHSNPGLHYIVNATATLGRYDIMQHYINTGRILYPSDLFFRIKQAFWLNQNTQYQAARELLHNDIGYYRNNKEVIGMFTQSSILYAQQLSGKQNRNEAIAILDTALLYNPGDKELRYNKGLIFEKMRQYDSAYYYQKFYIPAFAEQAQFSGHLRELQYSSSQNEARFSYMQSHYNDSYEIMSVATAEFSHKKQHDSYTFTANYTGRKGVEENYLLSDSISQGGTGIQLQAEWAHQLSKSYNLTLNAAWANRFFPTCSFNSTFSKSLQADMEVGIHIGYKRLASDENLWIAGPTISKNWEKIWANTKLEIYRMQSSFYYNASLQSRLYVGNNKHSNLSMITGIGSAPEISILNNALPSTFSHMNTMVGLGGQYLLSHNLTAGLTGTWYTYYNQTATNTSYKNLYNVYVQLSVAL, from the coding sequence ATGAAAAAACAAAGAGCAAGAGTTGCATTTTTATTGGCCTTTTTAATTATCGGGACATTTAGGATATTGGCGACACAGCCGGATGACGTTAGTATTAAGGAATACGTAAAAGAGATAAAAACGCTATTTCGCAAACAACTGTGGGAAAGAGGTAAAGCTAAATTAGACGAAGCTTCGAGGCTATATGACTCAAACTCTCAATTACTTGGATTATGTGGTCAATACTGGTATCACCGTAAAGATTACGAAAAGGCCAGATATCAGTTGGGCAAAGCGTTGATAGAGGATCGGTCTAATAATGCAGCCCGCCAGATACTGGTAAACATTGAAGAGGAAACCCACAATTACTCAAGTGCAATTTGTTACATCAACGAATTACTCGAAGAACAGCCTTACTCGTATCCGCTCTGGATACGAAAAATAGAGATGTACCGAAAGCAGGGAAATACAGAAGAAGCCATCAGAATGCTAAAACGGCTAAGAACGATTTTCCCCAATAACCAGTCCCTGAACACCCGGGCTAGCCAGGTCTATGAAGAGCAGTACCAGGAAGAAATCAAAAGAGACAAACGGCCATCAGCCATCTCTACAATAGAGAATCTTCTGACAATCAATAAAAAAGAATGCTATTTTGCAGATCTAACCGGGCTGTACCTGAAAGAAGGGAATAACGATCGCGCCATTACAATTGCCAATATGGGACTGGGATACTTCCCCAACAGCTGCCTCCTTTTAAAAAGAAAGATTGAGGTATTAACAAAACTATCCCGCTATTCCGAAGCGATAACTTTGCTAAAAGAAAAGCTCCCCCGAAACCCAAAACTCAGGACTCTTTATAACGTCCTGATTGTGGAAGCAGCCCAATTTAATCAGAAGAACGATCCATACACACTCTATGGAATTGCTTATGAGAATAGGAACAAAAGTGAAGAAACTCTCAACTACCTGCTAAATACGGCGCTTACCCGGGGTTATACAGACGATGCCATCTACTATCTGCGTGAAGCCAGGAAAAGGTACGGTAAAACGAAAACGCTCCTATACAAAGAGTATCAATTATATAGCCGTATGGGCGATGAAAGCCGCTCTTATTCAATACTACAAACGCTTTACAACTCATTTCCACAAGACCAGGACATTTCCGACCTGATGCAGGAAAGCTGTCTAAAACGAGCTTCTCAACTGATGGCCAAAAGCGATTATACCGAAGCTCTTGAATACATCCGGATTATTCTGCATCGCAAAGGAAATGATGAAATGACAGAAAAAGCACTGGAGTACTCTATTACCTGCTATCAGGCACTTTCCCGCTATGAAGAAGCACTGTCAACCCTGAAAATATTATCAAGAGATTACCCCGATCACCCTTCACTAATCGAAAAGGAGGCGTTGATACTGGACAAAATGGACCGGACACCCGAGGCGCTCGAATTACTATACAATAGCATTCAAAATTCACCACAAGAAAAGGCGTCCAAATACGCTGACAGTTATGAGGAGATCTCCATTCCTTATATAAAACACCTGACAGAAAATGGGGCTACATTAGCCGTGCAAAGGGAAGCGCAACGGTTATTACAAGTATCCCCCCATAGTAATCCCGGACTGCATTATATTGTTAATGCAACTGCAACACTCGGCCGATACGATATCATGCAGCATTATATCAATACGGGACGCATACTATATCCGTCTGACCTGTTCTTTAGAATCAAACAAGCCTTCTGGCTAAACCAAAACACACAATATCAAGCGGCCCGGGAGTTGCTTCACAATGACATTGGCTATTACAGAAACAATAAAGAGGTAATCGGAATGTTTACCCAAAGTAGTATTTTGTATGCTCAGCAATTATCCGGGAAACAAAATCGCAATGAGGCCATAGCCATACTCGATACTGCATTACTTTACAATCCCGGAGACAAAGAATTAAGATACAATAAAGGTCTGATATTTGAGAAAATGCGTCAATACGATTCGGCCTATTACTATCAGAAATTCTATATTCCCGCTTTTGCTGAACAAGCTCAGTTTTCAGGCCATTTGCGCGAATTACAATACTCTTCATCTCAGAATGAAGCCCGGTTTAGCTACATGCAATCACACTATAATGACTCATACGAAATAATGTCTGTCGCAACGGCTGAGTTTTCTCATAAAAAACAACATGATTCATATACATTTACAGCGAATTACACAGGACGTAAAGGCGTTGAAGAAAACTATTTACTAAGCGATTCCATTTCACAGGGAGGTACAGGTATCCAGCTACAAGCTGAATGGGCACACCAATTAAGCAAAAGCTACAACCTGACATTAAACGCAGCCTGGGCCAATCGTTTTTTTCCGACCTGTTCATTCAATTCCACATTCAGCAAATCATTGCAAGCGGACATGGAAGTGGGAATCCACATCGGCTATAAACGACTAGCTTCCGACGAAAATCTTTGGATCGCAGGCCCGACTATTTCCAAGAATTGGGAAAAGATCTGGGCCAATACAAAATTGGAGATATACCGCATGCAATCATCTTTCTATTACAATGCCAGTTTGCAAAGTCGTTTATACGTCGGTAATAACAAACACAGCAATCTGTCAATGATCACAGGCATAGGATCTGCGCCTGAAATATCTATCCTGAACAATGCACTACCGAGTACATTTTCCCACATGAATACGATGGTAGGTTTGGGCGGACAATATCTGCTGTCACATAATCTTACAGCAGGATTGACCGGCACCTGGTACACCTATTATAATCAAACAGCTACCAATACATCTTATAAGAACCTCTATAATGTCTATGTACAGCTTAGCGTCGCCTTATAA
- a CDS encoding DUF4838 domain-containing protein, which produces MYSLASPYKHPTLLYFVLLIALIFTGTINASTGHKSIPTPKGWAIIPENSTEENVRWSEYFYQHIKRRSDLPDRIVYNRHISGYYEISVSINDTLKIDFAIHSIQNGAKLTARNKTGLLWLMYQVMKYISIENSHINTPDLPPALIHLSDTCGTFAFEYRSLYTPITCLNSDMPPVLGNSGFDADWGIWGHGLVKILGKNSPESVYATVDGIKKEEQFCFSSPETYRCIEHYILDNFGEGEKQSMRFAIFPADNKIVCNCAECKKAGNSLNSASPAVTRLIIHLANRFPKHQFFTSAYLSTQELPQQVLPINTGIIVSAIDFPLRYQPDGEMPVRVAKRLTDCHKITSNILVWDYINNYDDYLTPFPVLKIIQQRLHFYQQKGVKGIFLNGSGYDYSTLSDMQSFVLSALLINPDLSVDQLVSNYFKQAYPHFYNQLIPFYLGMENKAIRSPLPLNIYGGISESKHTFLHTSDFVHFYNLLQEAPDITTPEEKKRLNELRIALSFTRLEIARSNGSLEYGLAYPEKNRIMIRRETDGWLKQLEQHPDIPGCKRYRESGGEITTYLNEWRTVLLPSAGKTNLLLNQPLKALTPLDEDYTDLSILCDGLSGLPDNYHCGWLLHSQGNLEIAIPQIKNSSKNKISLTFLKQDHLHISIPEQVELYKNGKLYKKLSPSSYSVSDSDENPRVIAFEGNINISDTDNFTIRIIPQKTTGTKLALDEIRLTPQNK; this is translated from the coding sequence ATGTACAGCTTAGCGTCGCCTTATAAACATCCGACTTTATTATATTTTGTGTTACTCATCGCGCTGATATTTACCGGGACAATCAACGCATCAACCGGACACAAAAGCATTCCTACCCCAAAAGGATGGGCAATTATCCCCGAAAACTCAACGGAGGAAAATGTAAGGTGGAGCGAATATTTTTATCAACACATCAAACGTCGCTCCGATCTACCTGACCGGATCGTTTACAATCGCCATATCTCCGGATATTATGAGATCTCTGTCTCCATTAACGATACACTTAAAATCGATTTTGCTATCCACTCAATTCAAAACGGAGCAAAACTCACAGCCAGAAACAAAACAGGCTTGCTTTGGCTCATGTACCAGGTAATGAAATACATCTCCATCGAAAACTCACACATCAATACTCCGGATCTGCCACCGGCTCTTATTCACTTATCTGACACCTGTGGCACCTTCGCCTTTGAGTACCGGAGCCTTTATACCCCTATCACATGCCTGAATAGTGACATGCCTCCTGTTTTAGGAAATTCCGGTTTTGATGCCGACTGGGGAATATGGGGGCATGGTCTGGTGAAAATACTGGGTAAAAATTCACCCGAATCAGTATATGCAACTGTTGACGGTATAAAAAAAGAGGAGCAATTCTGCTTTTCTTCCCCGGAAACCTATCGCTGCATTGAGCATTACATCCTTGATAATTTTGGAGAAGGCGAAAAACAGTCCATGCGTTTTGCGATTTTTCCCGCTGATAATAAAATAGTATGCAATTGCGCAGAGTGCAAAAAGGCCGGAAACTCTTTAAACTCAGCATCTCCGGCTGTTACGCGATTAATTATACACCTGGCCAATCGCTTTCCCAAACACCAGTTTTTCACATCCGCTTACCTTAGCACCCAAGAGCTTCCTCAACAAGTCCTCCCCATCAATACTGGTATTATTGTCAGTGCAATTGATTTTCCTCTTCGCTATCAACCTGATGGGGAAATGCCTGTTCGTGTTGCCAAACGTTTGACCGATTGCCATAAGATAACTTCCAATATTCTGGTGTGGGATTATATCAATAATTACGATGACTACCTGACCCCATTTCCTGTACTGAAGATAATACAACAACGACTTCATTTTTATCAACAGAAGGGCGTAAAGGGAATCTTTCTCAATGGCAGTGGGTATGATTATTCGACACTGAGCGACATGCAATCGTTCGTGCTTTCGGCCTTGTTAATCAATCCGGATCTATCTGTCGATCAATTGGTCAGTAATTATTTCAAACAAGCCTACCCTCATTTCTACAATCAACTTATTCCCTTCTATCTGGGAATGGAAAACAAAGCTATTCGCTCTCCATTGCCTTTAAATATTTATGGCGGAATATCTGAGAGTAAGCATACGTTCTTACATACATCTGACTTCGTTCACTTTTACAATCTGTTACAAGAAGCTCCGGACATAACAACACCGGAAGAAAAAAAACGACTGAACGAACTGCGCATTGCATTATCATTTACCCGACTTGAAATAGCCAGAAGCAACGGCTCCCTCGAATACGGCCTGGCATACCCGGAAAAAAACCGGATTATGATACGCAGGGAAACTGATGGCTGGTTGAAACAACTGGAACAACACCCGGATATACCGGGATGTAAACGCTACCGTGAATCCGGTGGAGAAATTACGACCTATCTTAATGAATGGAGAACGGTACTTCTACCTTCAGCGGGAAAAACAAATTTGTTACTTAACCAACCATTGAAGGCATTAACTCCTTTAGACGAAGACTATACTGACTTATCTATACTTTGCGATGGATTATCAGGATTGCCGGATAATTACCACTGCGGATGGCTGTTACATTCACAGGGAAATCTTGAAATCGCCATCCCTCAGATAAAGAATTCTTCCAAAAATAAAATCAGCCTCACCTTTTTGAAGCAGGATCATTTACACATAAGCATTCCGGAGCAGGTAGAACTGTATAAAAACGGGAAACTTTATAAAAAACTTTCGCCTTCATCCTATTCAGTATCTGATTCCGATGAAAATCCCCGGGTCATAGCTTTTGAAGGAAATATCAATATATCCGATACGGATAATTTTACAATACGGATAATCCCCCAAAAAACAACTGGCACAAAATTAGCCTTAGACGAAATCAGACTAACTCCTCAAAATAAATAA
- a CDS encoding DUF1573 domain-containing protein → MYRLIISVFTIISMFGCISCSKKINPTQAEVKDSIRHYYPIRQGEMLKMVFPVINKGKDPLIINDILTSCGCVVVKKHEKTMIMPGKTQYINITYNSELNTGYVEHQIRIYGNIIPNGMLECRFDVNVVPLSGYGDSRDYEEIYLDQHKNTYKTQNGYYTGEMP, encoded by the coding sequence ATGTATAGACTTATCATAAGTGTATTCACTATTATTTCTATGTTTGGCTGTATATCATGCAGTAAAAAGATAAATCCAACTCAGGCTGAAGTGAAAGATTCCATCCGGCACTATTATCCTATACGCCAGGGTGAGATGCTCAAAATGGTCTTCCCGGTCATCAATAAAGGCAAGGACCCTTTGATAATCAACGACATCCTAACCTCCTGTGGTTGCGTGGTGGTCAAAAAACATGAAAAAACAATGATTATGCCGGGAAAAACGCAATATATCAATATCACTTACAATAGTGAATTAAATACCGGTTATGTAGAACATCAAATCCGAATATATGGCAATATAATTCCTAATGGTATGCTGGAGTGTCGGTTTGATGTCAATGTAGTTCCACTCTCCGGATATGGAGACTCACGCGACTATGAAGAGATATACCTGGATCAACACAAAAACACGTATAAAACACAAAATGGCTACTATACAGGAGAAATGCCTTAA
- a CDS encoding 1-acyl-sn-glycerol-3-phosphate acyltransferase: MRRYLSRAIYKTIGWRHNMTVDIPDKCVICVAPHTSNWDFVLGKLFYSSIGKTASFLMKDSWFFFPVGLLLKSIGGVPVNRKQTEGLREQLAEEFKRRERFQLAITPEGTRKLNPVWKKGFYHIASMAEVPIVLIYMDYGKKEIGTIGVFHPTGNEDMDIRQIKLQFKDIKARYPEKFSIG, from the coding sequence ATGAGGCGATATCTAAGCCGTGCTATTTATAAAACGATAGGATGGCGTCACAATATGACCGTGGATATCCCTGATAAATGCGTGATTTGTGTCGCTCCTCATACCAGTAACTGGGATTTTGTACTGGGTAAACTGTTTTATTCTTCTATCGGCAAAACGGCTTCATTTCTGATGAAAGATAGCTGGTTCTTTTTTCCCGTTGGACTACTTCTGAAATCCATTGGAGGTGTCCCTGTAAACCGGAAGCAGACAGAAGGTCTTCGTGAACAACTGGCAGAGGAATTTAAACGCCGGGAACGGTTTCAGCTGGCCATCACACCCGAAGGTACCCGCAAGCTTAATCCGGTCTGGAAAAAAGGCTTTTACCATATCGCATCGATGGCTGAAGTTCCCATTGTCCTGATTTATATGGATTACGGGAAAAAGGAGATCGGTACGATAGGTGTTTTTCATCCGACAGGAAATGAAGATATGGATATTCGTCAGATTAAGCTTCAGTTTAAAGATATAAAAGCCCGATATCCGGAGAAATTTTCAATTGGGTAA
- the rho gene encoding transcription termination factor Rho codes for MFTSEELNSKVLTELKTIAKGMGLKRVDTLKKDELINRIIENQKVEIPAVEPVIEKVPETASAGEDKKRRTRIKQSATPDTEAPKANVETAPQVQEQPRKVVTPSSEDKPSEAAAQRPQQQDSRQFAAPKLSQYFHGKKNIVVHRSFKNEEEEKPILPDIPVDADEPEEEPIVAQEQVAAVETEVIADVPQEPQPQVGQDTRMNRPRFGNGKHHEKPYEFEGILIGNGVLEIMPDGYGFLRSADYNFLTSPDDIYVSQSQIRLFGLKTGDLVEGAIRPPKEGEKYFPLVKVEKINGRSPEYVRDRIPFDFLTPLFPDEKFNLCRGKNDSLSMRVVDMFSPIGKGQRGLIVAQPKTGKTMLLKEIANSIAANHPEVYMIILLIDERPEEVTDMARSVRAEVISSTFDEPAERHVKIASIVLEKAKRMVECGHDVVILLDSITRLARAYNTVSPASGKVLSGGVDANALHKPKRFFGAARNIENGGSLTIIATALTETGSKMDEVIFEEFKGTGNMELQLDRKLSNRRIFPAVDITASSTRRDDLLLDRDTLNRMWIMRSYLSDMNSVEAMQFISDRMNKTINNEELLLSMND; via the coding sequence ATGTTTACATCTGAAGAATTAAACTCCAAGGTTTTAACCGAGCTTAAGACCATTGCAAAAGGAATGGGACTGAAGCGTGTTGATACGCTCAAGAAAGATGAACTCATCAATAGAATAATAGAGAATCAAAAGGTTGAAATACCGGCTGTTGAGCCCGTTATAGAAAAAGTACCCGAAACTGCATCCGCAGGTGAGGACAAGAAACGCCGAACCCGGATTAAGCAATCGGCAACGCCTGATACAGAAGCCCCAAAGGCTAATGTCGAAACGGCACCACAGGTTCAGGAGCAACCACGTAAAGTGGTTACGCCTTCGAGTGAGGATAAACCTTCCGAGGCCGCAGCTCAACGTCCGCAACAGCAAGATTCCCGCCAATTTGCTGCGCCCAAACTATCCCAGTATTTTCATGGCAAAAAAAATATTGTCGTGCATCGTTCCTTTAAAAATGAGGAGGAGGAAAAACCTATCTTGCCGGATATTCCGGTTGATGCCGATGAGCCGGAAGAAGAGCCAATCGTAGCACAGGAGCAGGTTGCTGCTGTTGAAACTGAAGTAATTGCTGATGTACCGCAAGAACCACAACCTCAGGTTGGACAAGATACCCGGATGAACCGTCCGCGTTTCGGAAATGGTAAACACCATGAAAAACCGTACGAATTTGAAGGTATCCTCATTGGTAACGGTGTCCTCGAAATTATGCCTGACGGATACGGTTTCCTTCGTTCCGCAGATTATAACTTCCTCACTTCTCCCGATGATATCTACGTTTCTCAGTCGCAAATCCGTCTTTTCGGATTAAAAACCGGTGACCTGGTCGAAGGAGCTATTCGTCCCCCGAAAGAAGGCGAAAAGTACTTCCCGTTGGTAAAAGTGGAAAAAATCAACGGACGTTCACCTGAATATGTGCGTGACCGCATTCCGTTTGACTTCCTTACCCCGCTTTTTCCGGATGAGAAATTCAATCTTTGCCGCGGTAAAAATGACAGTCTGTCCATGCGTGTGGTAGATATGTTTTCTCCTATCGGAAAAGGACAGCGTGGTCTTATCGTCGCTCAGCCCAAGACGGGTAAAACTATGTTGCTGAAGGAAATTGCCAATTCAATTGCGGCAAACCATCCTGAGGTTTATATGATTATCCTGCTGATTGACGAGCGTCCTGAAGAGGTTACCGATATGGCCCGCAGCGTACGTGCCGAGGTGATTTCATCTACATTCGATGAACCGGCTGAACGTCACGTGAAAATTGCCAGCATCGTATTGGAAAAGGCGAAACGTATGGTAGAGTGTGGTCATGATGTCGTGATATTGCTGGATTCAATCACTCGTTTGGCGCGTGCCTACAATACGGTATCACCTGCATCCGGTAAAGTGCTTTCCGGTGGTGTGGATGCCAATGCACTTCATAAACCAAAACGTTTCTTCGGTGCTGCCCGCAACATTGAAAACGGAGGTAGTCTTACCATCATTGCAACGGCTCTGACCGAAACCGGCTCTAAAATGGATGAGGTAATCTTCGAAGAGTTCAAAGGTACCGGTAACATGGAGCTTCAGCTTGACCGTAAACTGTCTAACCGTCGTATCTTCCCGGCTGTGGATATTACCGCTTCCAGTACACGTCGCGACGATTTGCTGCTTGACCGTGATACGTTGAACCGTATGTGGATTATGCGTAGCTATCTGTCGGATATGAACTCGGTTGAGGCAATGCAGTTTATCTCTGACCGGATGAATAAAACGATCAATAACGAGGAGCTACTGCTTTCGATGAACGATTAA